One Exiguobacterium sp. BMC-KP genomic window, ATGCTGCTTGGATGATGAATTCCGGTGTATTGAAGTCGGGCTCTCCCGCACCTAAACCGATGATGTCTTGACCTTCTTCACGTAGTGCCTTGGCTTTCGCTGTAATGGCTAGCGTTGTAGATGGTGTCAATTGTCGTACGCGTTTCGATAACATGTCGCCCACTCCCTTTACTTGATTCGTAATCGTTTGATGAAAGAACCTTCTTGATACGTATAATACGAATAATCATAGCCTGTTTCCGTCTTCGAAACGATCTCGATGACGGCACGATCCTCAAAGCCGTACTTAGCAGACACGATGTCCCCTAGTTCTGGATGATCTGCGACGACTGTCTTAATGGCAATACCATCAGCAATCGGTCGTGTCTCAATCTTTCCTTTTTTCGGAACGAACGCCCGTACCGCCTGTCCGCTCTGCTTCATCGTAAAAACGACATATTGGCGTTTCCCGTTAAAGACAGATTCGAACCGGACGTCCGTCGGTTTGAGTTCTTTTTTCAGACGCGTCTCTGCTTGTTCAGCGACGCTCTGTTCCCGGTCCTTTGCCTCAGCGATCGTCACCTGATAAACGGCGGTGCCAAGTACAGTCAAAAGGATGAGTGCACTCAGCAGACCAAGCGTAATTTTCCACTTCATGTGCGGTAGATGGTAAAGACCATCTGCTCCTTGTCTTTTTCATCGAGAGCAAGACCGAACATTAAATCTTCCGTCTTTAGCGTCCGATTCAATAAGTCGACGATTTTATACGTATCGTCATGGCGGTTCACTTTGACGGTCGCAAGTGTTTCAATTTTTGAATCCATCTGTATGTCCTCCCTCATTTTTCTCTATCTATTATAATGCGATAGGGTTTATCTGAATAGACTCAATCGCCATCATTCAAGAACAATTCTAATTCTGCTGTTAGTTCGTCGAGTGGTTTTGATAAAACAGGAACTTTCGGAAGACTCGTGACGAAGCGTTTTCCGTAACGCGTCGTTTCAATCCGGCGATCAAGTACGAAGACAACACCTCGATCGTTCGTCGTCCGAATCAGACGACCAAATCCTTGCTTAAACCGAATGATTGCTTGCGGTAGACTGTACTCGAAAAATGATGATTTTCCGAGTTTCTCAATGCGTTCTGACCGTGCTTGGACGATTGGTTGATCAGGTGGAGCAAACGGTAAACGAACGATGACGAGACAACTGAGGTCATCTCCGGGAATGTCGACACCTTCCCAAAAGCTAGCAGTTCCGAACAAGATACAGGCATCAAGTTGCT contains:
- a CDS encoding YpmA family protein; this encodes MDSKIETLATVKVNRHDDTYKIVDLLNRTLKTEDLMFGLALDEKDKEQMVFTIYRT